One genomic region from Ornithinicoccus hortensis encodes:
- a CDS encoding glycosyltransferase family 4 protein, with protein sequence MPNLDVRALRTTSKRAARAALRRIPLTPVTALPGHGGAAGHRVVLAKARLQVLEGKQFREGLRLLGQLPESALGASGHGLMAWAYLSLGDLEEAVQEAHRTLALDPDPEALGLALAVAQRSRHRDLLAATHDLAATTQPRTVRDARRLLDWFATDDPEEARAFLANVDTWQVAHDPAALEVIRAESRIREAGEPAEQRAEALRVGAASPQGFRAASRLLGSLDAWDELRELYTAADPETVGAVPVRTAVALAQRAARAGWLDTAQVMTDRIIRNRNHKGARQTHDQVSDQIHISRTGWPVDEPRARSYEPRPRAVLSVLAQSLPHRSGGYATRSHGLLTGLRGLGWDAQAATRLGFPHDFWGASGQREVAERDEIDRLTYVRLLEPGRTDYGTTPMAGYIERFATRLEEVAREHRASLIHASSFQNNGLAGLRAARRLGIPFVYEMRGLEDLMKVSRNPGFADTDAYRYLTGLELHVVQHADLTFVITEALREEMIGRGGPAERIRVLPNGVHTAQFEPRPRDEALVAELGLEGKTVIGYAGGLVDYEGLDLLLEAAATLKKVRDDFAVILVGDGHYQDTLQRMAQDLDVLDVVTFTGRVPHDQVARYLSIFQITPFPRLPLPVSELISPIKPFESMAMGKACIASSVAALTEIVEPEVRGLVFDKGDAQDLARQLARYLDDPGLREKMGHQAREWVLAERDWSDITRIADEAYHQLLG encoded by the coding sequence ATGCCGAACCTCGATGTGCGCGCCCTGCGCACCACGTCCAAGCGCGCTGCCCGGGCAGCCCTGCGCAGGATCCCCCTGACCCCGGTCACCGCCCTGCCCGGACACGGCGGCGCCGCCGGCCACCGGGTGGTCCTCGCCAAGGCCCGGCTGCAGGTGCTGGAGGGCAAGCAGTTCCGGGAGGGGCTCCGGCTGCTCGGCCAGCTGCCGGAGTCCGCGCTGGGCGCGAGCGGGCACGGCCTGATGGCCTGGGCCTACCTGTCCCTCGGGGACCTGGAGGAGGCGGTTCAGGAGGCGCACCGCACCCTCGCGCTCGACCCCGACCCGGAGGCGCTCGGCCTGGCACTGGCCGTGGCGCAGCGGAGCCGGCACCGCGACCTGCTGGCGGCCACCCACGACCTCGCCGCGACCACCCAGCCGCGCACCGTGCGGGACGCCCGGAGGCTGCTGGACTGGTTCGCCACCGACGACCCCGAGGAGGCCAGGGCGTTCCTGGCCAACGTCGACACCTGGCAGGTCGCCCACGACCCGGCGGCCCTCGAGGTGATCCGCGCGGAGTCCCGGATCCGGGAGGCCGGTGAACCCGCGGAGCAGCGGGCCGAGGCGCTCCGGGTGGGCGCCGCCAGCCCCCAGGGGTTCCGCGCCGCGAGCCGCCTGCTCGGCTCGCTGGACGCCTGGGACGAACTGCGCGAGCTCTACACGGCGGCGGACCCCGAGACGGTCGGGGCGGTGCCCGTCCGGACCGCGGTCGCGCTGGCCCAGCGGGCCGCCCGGGCCGGCTGGCTGGACACGGCGCAGGTGATGACCGACCGGATCATCCGGAACCGCAACCACAAGGGCGCCCGGCAGACCCACGACCAGGTGTCCGACCAGATCCACATCTCCCGGACCGGCTGGCCGGTGGACGAGCCGCGCGCCCGGTCCTACGAGCCGAGGCCCCGTGCCGTCCTGTCCGTCCTCGCCCAGTCCCTGCCGCACCGGTCGGGGGGCTACGCCACCCGCAGCCACGGCCTGCTGACCGGCCTGAGGGGCCTGGGCTGGGACGCGCAGGCGGCGACCCGGCTCGGGTTCCCCCACGACTTCTGGGGCGCGTCGGGGCAGCGTGAGGTGGCCGAGCGCGACGAGATCGACCGCCTCACCTACGTCCGGTTGCTGGAGCCGGGCCGCACGGACTACGGCACCACGCCGATGGCCGGCTACATCGAGCGGTTCGCCACCCGGCTCGAGGAGGTCGCCCGGGAGCACCGGGCCTCGCTCATCCACGCCAGCAGCTTCCAGAACAACGGCCTCGCCGGGCTGCGGGCGGCGCGACGGCTGGGCATCCCGTTCGTCTACGAGATGCGCGGCCTGGAGGACCTGATGAAGGTCTCCCGCAACCCCGGGTTCGCCGACACCGACGCCTACCGCTACCTCACCGGGCTGGAGCTGCACGTCGTCCAGCACGCCGACCTCACCTTCGTGATCACCGAGGCGCTCCGGGAGGAGATGATCGGCCGGGGCGGTCCCGCCGAGCGGATCCGGGTGCTGCCCAACGGCGTGCACACCGCCCAGTTCGAGCCGCGTCCGCGCGACGAGGCCCTGGTGGCCGAGCTCGGGCTGGAGGGCAAGACCGTGATCGGGTATGCCGGGGGGCTGGTCGACTACGAGGGTCTGGACCTGCTGCTGGAGGCCGCCGCCACGCTCAAGAAGGTGCGCGACGACTTCGCCGTGATCCTGGTCGGGGACGGCCACTACCAGGACACACTGCAGCGGATGGCCCAGGACCTGGACGTGCTCGACGTGGTCACCTTCACCGGGCGGGTGCCGCACGACCAGGTCGCCCGCTACCTGTCGATCTTCCAGATCACCCCCTTCCCCAGGCTGCCGTTGCCGGTCTCGGAGCTGATCAGCCCGATCAAGCCGTTCGAGTCGATGGCGATGGGCAAGGCCTGCATCGCCAGCTCGGTCGCCGCCCTCACCGAGATCGTCGAACCCGAGGTGCGGGGCCTGGTCTTCGACAAGGGCGACGCCCAGGACCTCGCCCGCCAGCTCGCGCGCTACCTGGACGACCCCGGGCTCCGGGAGAAGATGGGACACCAGGCCCGCGAGTGGGTGCTGGCGGAGCGGGACTGGAGCGACATCACCCGGATCGCGGACGAGGCCTACCACCAGCTCCTGGGCTGA
- the wecB gene encoding non-hydrolyzing UDP-N-acetylglucosamine 2-epimerase, which produces MSLVVHVTGARPNFPKAAPVLEALADYDVEQLLVHTGQHYDDAMSDIFFRQLGIAKPDVNLGVGSGAHGAQTAKVMIALEELFTQRRPDLVVVYGDVNSTVAAALVAAKLGITFAHVEAGLRSFDLTMPEEINRMVTDRLSDLLLTTSTDAIAHLGNEGTDPDRIHFVGNPMIDTLLKHRDRFDAAGVREQLGLEGDYIVATLHRPGNVDDPADVRELVAAVHAVADQAQVVIPLHPRGRARLEEAGFLDHDGMRVIDPLGYLEFMGLVRGAAAVVTDSGGVQEETTILGVPCLTLRPNTERPVTITHGTNQLVTRQTLPDRVREVLAAGRLETWPTPPLWDGQAGPRIAAVLAGSVGAGRRAEA; this is translated from the coding sequence ATGAGTCTCGTCGTCCACGTCACCGGTGCCCGCCCGAACTTCCCCAAGGCCGCCCCGGTCCTCGAGGCGCTCGCCGACTACGACGTCGAGCAACTCCTCGTGCACACCGGCCAGCACTACGACGACGCGATGTCGGACATCTTCTTCCGGCAGCTGGGCATCGCCAAGCCGGACGTGAACCTCGGGGTGGGGTCCGGCGCCCACGGGGCACAGACTGCCAAGGTGATGATCGCCCTGGAGGAGCTGTTCACCCAGCGGCGCCCGGACCTGGTGGTCGTCTACGGCGACGTGAACTCCACCGTGGCGGCGGCGCTGGTCGCGGCCAAGCTGGGGATCACCTTCGCCCACGTCGAGGCGGGGTTGCGGTCCTTCGACCTGACGATGCCCGAGGAGATCAACCGGATGGTGACCGACCGGCTCTCCGACCTGCTGCTCACCACGAGCACCGACGCCATCGCCCACCTCGGCAACGAGGGCACCGACCCCGACCGCATCCACTTCGTGGGCAACCCGATGATCGACACCCTGCTGAAGCACAGGGACCGGTTCGACGCGGCCGGGGTCCGCGAACAGCTGGGCCTGGAGGGTGACTACATCGTGGCCACCCTGCACCGGCCGGGCAACGTCGACGACCCGGCCGACGTGCGGGAGCTGGTCGCGGCCGTCCACGCGGTCGCCGACCAGGCGCAGGTCGTCATCCCGCTCCACCCGCGGGGCCGGGCGCGGTTGGAGGAGGCCGGGTTCCTCGACCACGACGGGATGCGGGTGATCGACCCGCTGGGGTACCTGGAGTTCATGGGCCTGGTCCGCGGCGCCGCCGCCGTGGTGACCGACTCCGGCGGGGTCCAGGAGGAGACCACGATCCTGGGTGTCCCGTGCCTCACCCTGCGACCCAACACCGAGCGACCGGTGACGATCACCCACGGCACCAACCAGTTGGTGACCCGGCAGACCCTGCCGGACCGGGTGCGCGAGGTCCTGGCCGCGGGACGCCTGGAGACCTGGCCCACGCCACCGCTGTGGGACGGGCAGGCCGGCCCCCGGATCGCCGCGGTGCTGGCCGGCTCGGTCGGCGCCGGGCGGCGTGCGGAGGCGTGA
- a CDS encoding acyltransferase family protein, protein MTGSVRGEVDSAREQAAGAHHGQRGKSAFRGDIEGLRAVAVGTVLIFHVGVPFMRGGFVGVDIFFVISGFLITSLLIREATATGRISLADFYARRARRLLPAASLVLLFTAVAGWLVLPGQDRANVGTDVVAATFYVVNWALAARSVDYLAEDAAPSAVQHYWSLSVEEQFYVVWPLLIILGLFLARRTAARPKPLLFGLLAVVAAASFVYSVRHTAADPATAYFFTTTRIWELAIGALLAFLVVRLTRLPRGLAELLAGVGLVLTVGSAFLLTTSTPWPGSAALAPTVGAALVIAGGCASQSTVTARLLSLRPMVWIGGLSYAIYLWHWPLLVLAKVWNPDLRIRHLALLGVLSVVLAWLTKHLVEDPIRFHAGLSAKAVRGLLFGLATMLVTALVGLAVWATVPKLDPDAPVEGATELIADPGATDWTLREDLSAVLTTTGEVTPDPAVAAADAPTYYDDDCQVLEGDPEINPDCVYGDPDGDRTLALLGDSKMGQWFPAVEYIAEQEGWRLELYLKSACAVTEQGAAVDCEEFTGNVLEHFAQEGAPDVALISQGSDRTGGGLPEGLTAALEEISGMGTQVVVLADSPRPANGQVYTCVEENPEDFSACAFDASGQGRDGRGSGILQDAANELDLPFLDLNEWICPPGDRCPPVIGQTLVYRQGSHVTASYIRSLTPFLYRGLATEGLTEREVGEITVEDMP, encoded by the coding sequence GTGACGGGCTCGGTCCGGGGGGAGGTCGACTCCGCCCGCGAGCAGGCGGCCGGGGCACACCACGGTCAGCGGGGGAAGTCCGCCTTCCGTGGTGACATCGAGGGGCTCCGGGCCGTTGCCGTCGGCACGGTCCTGATCTTCCACGTCGGGGTGCCGTTCATGCGGGGCGGCTTCGTCGGCGTCGACATCTTCTTCGTCATCTCCGGGTTCCTGATCACCTCGCTGCTGATCAGGGAGGCCACCGCCACCGGTCGGATCTCGCTCGCGGACTTCTACGCCCGCCGTGCCAGGCGGCTGTTGCCGGCGGCCTCGCTGGTGCTCCTGTTCACCGCGGTCGCCGGCTGGCTGGTGCTGCCGGGCCAGGACCGCGCCAACGTGGGGACCGACGTCGTCGCGGCGACCTTCTACGTCGTGAACTGGGCGCTGGCCGCCCGGTCGGTGGACTACCTGGCCGAGGACGCGGCGCCCTCGGCGGTCCAGCACTACTGGTCCCTCTCGGTGGAGGAGCAGTTCTACGTCGTCTGGCCGTTGCTGATCATCCTCGGGCTCTTCCTGGCCCGGCGCACCGCGGCCCGACCCAAGCCGTTGCTCTTCGGCCTCCTCGCCGTGGTCGCCGCGGCCTCCTTCGTCTACTCGGTCCGGCACACGGCCGCCGACCCTGCCACCGCATACTTCTTCACCACCACCCGGATCTGGGAGTTGGCGATCGGGGCGCTGCTGGCCTTCCTGGTGGTGCGGCTCACCCGTCTACCCCGGGGGCTGGCCGAGCTGCTCGCCGGCGTGGGGCTGGTGCTGACCGTCGGCTCGGCGTTCCTGCTGACCACCAGCACGCCCTGGCCGGGCTCGGCGGCACTGGCCCCGACTGTCGGCGCCGCCCTGGTGATCGCGGGAGGTTGCGCCAGCCAGTCCACCGTCACGGCCCGCCTGCTGAGCCTGCGGCCGATGGTCTGGATCGGCGGGCTCTCATACGCCATCTACCTGTGGCACTGGCCGCTGCTGGTGCTGGCCAAGGTCTGGAACCCCGACCTGCGGATCCGGCACCTGGCCCTCCTGGGCGTGCTCTCGGTCGTGCTGGCCTGGCTGACCAAGCACCTGGTGGAGGACCCCATCCGGTTCCACGCCGGGCTGAGCGCCAAGGCCGTCCGGGGACTGCTCTTCGGGCTCGCGACGATGCTGGTCACCGCGCTCGTCGGACTGGCCGTCTGGGCCACCGTGCCGAAGCTGGACCCGGACGCACCGGTGGAGGGGGCGACCGAGCTCATCGCGGACCCGGGAGCCACGGACTGGACGCTTCGGGAGGACCTGTCCGCGGTCCTGACCACCACTGGAGAGGTCACGCCGGACCCGGCCGTGGCCGCCGCCGACGCCCCGACCTACTACGACGACGACTGCCAGGTCCTGGAGGGTGACCCCGAGATCAACCCGGACTGTGTCTACGGCGATCCCGACGGGGACCGCACGCTGGCCCTGCTCGGCGACTCGAAGATGGGCCAGTGGTTCCCGGCCGTGGAGTACATCGCCGAACAGGAAGGGTGGCGCCTCGAGCTCTACCTGAAGTCCGCGTGCGCCGTGACCGAGCAGGGGGCCGCCGTCGACTGCGAGGAGTTCACCGGCAACGTGCTGGAGCACTTCGCCCAGGAGGGCGCCCCCGACGTCGCCCTGATCTCGCAGGGGTCCGACCGGACCGGGGGTGGGCTCCCGGAGGGGCTGACGGCCGCGCTGGAGGAGATCTCGGGGATGGGCACCCAGGTCGTGGTGCTCGCCGACTCGCCGCGCCCGGCGAACGGTCAGGTCTACACGTGCGTGGAGGAGAACCCGGAGGACTTCTCGGCGTGTGCCTTCGACGCGAGCGGTCAGGGCCGTGACGGTCGGGGCAGCGGCATCCTGCAGGATGCCGCGAACGAGCTCGACCTGCCGTTTCTGGACCTCAACGAGTGGATCTGCCCGCCCGGGGACCGGTGCCCTCCGGTCATCGGGCAGACCCTGGTCTACCGGCAGGGTAGCCACGTCACGGCCAGCTACATCCGGTCCCTGACGCCCTTCCTCTACCGGGGGCTGGCGACGGAGGGGCTGACCGAACGGGAGGTCGGGGAGATTACGGTCGAGGACATGCCCTGA